One Ranitomeya imitator isolate aRanImi1 chromosome 1, aRanImi1.pri, whole genome shotgun sequence DNA window includes the following coding sequences:
- the ADRA2C gene encoding alpha-2C adrenergic receptor gives MREILTWQETHKGELMEICECHPNTSMDATDNITEGINSTLMPSPGAESEGQYSVTAIWSLVAIVGFLIIFTIVGNVFVVIAVLTSRALKAPQNLFLVSLAVADILVAALVMPFSLANELMGYWYFGNVWCDIYLALDVLFCTSSIVHLCAISLDRYWSVTQAVEYNLKRTPRRIKGIIVTVWLISAVISFPPLISMDRVGVEAMRHFNSTDWDVKCELNDETWYILSSSIGSFFAPCVIMILVYIRIYQVAKLRTRTLSEKKPNTDCSSHTENGFSKGPSVKFPIEKENGHYPSRPMPPKPTDLDELDIEESSMSESKRRKSSSREDNTDSSKDKRGFSKQSSRLSRSSNKSMDMFSSRKKKRSSISRRKLSQAREKRFTFVLAVVMGVFVVCWFPFFFSYCLYGICREACAIPETLFKFFFWIGYCNSSLNPVIYTIFNQDFRRSFKKIICLSRRKKFPH, from the coding sequence ATGAGGGAGATACTAACTTGGCAAGAGACTCACAAGGGTGAGCTGATGGAGATATGTGAGTGCCACCCGAACACCAGCATGGATGCTACAGACAAcatcactgaaggcatcaacagtACTTTAATGCCATCCCCTGGAGCTGAGAGTGAGGGGCAATATTCAGTGACTGCTATCTGGAGCTTGGTAGCGATTGTCGGCTTCCTCATTATCTTCACCATCGTTGGGAATGTCTTTGTGGTTATTGCTGTGTTAACTAGCAGGGCTCTTAAAGCTCCCCAAAATCTCTTCTTGGTATCCTTAGCTGTGGCTGACATCCTGGTGGCTGCCCTGGTCATGCCCTTTTCATTGGCTAATGAATTGATGGGATACTGGTACTTTGGGAATGTATGGTGTGACATATACCTAGCTTTAGATGTGCTCTTCTGCACCTCTTCTATAGTCCACCTATGTGCTATAAGCTTGGACAGGTACTGGTCCGTCACCCAAGCTGTTGAATACAACCTAAAAAGGACCCCCAGGAGGATTAAAGGCATTATTGTCACTGTATGGTTGATTTCTGCTGTCATCTCATTTCCACCTTTGATCTCTATGGATAGAGTTGGAGTGGAAGCAATGAGACATTTCAATTCGACCGATTGGGATGTGAAGTGTGAACTGAATGATGAGACTTGGTACATTCTCTCTTCTTCTATAGGATCCTTCTTTGCCCCCTGTGTGATCATGATCTTAGTTTACATTCGCATCTACCAGGTGGCCAAGCTGAGGACCAGGACTTTGTCAGAAAAGAAGCCAAACACTGACTGCTCCTCTCACACAGAGAATGGCTTTAGCAAGGGGCCATCAGTGAAATTTCCTATAGAGAAGGAGAATGGACATTACCCATCCAGACCCATGCCACCTAAGCCTACAGATTTAGATGAGCTGGACATTGAGGAGAGCAGCATGTCTGAGAGCAAGAGAAGGAAAAGCAGCAGTAGAGAGGACAACACTGACTCCAGTAAGGACAAGAGAGGCTTCTCCAAGCAGTCCAGCCGCCTGTCCAGGTCCAGCAACAAATCCATGGACATGTTCTCctcaaggaaaaagaagaggagtaGCATCTCCAGGAGGAAACTCAGCCAAGCCAGGGAGAAGAGGTTCACCTTTGTCTTAGCTGTGGTCATGGGGGTCTTTGTTGTATGCTGGTTCCCTTTCTTCTTCAGCTATTGCCTCTATGGAATCTGTAGGGAAGCCTGTGCTATTCCTGAAActttatttaagtttttcttttggATCGGATACTGTAACAGTTCCCTGAATCCTGTCATATATACAATATTCAACCAGGATTTCAGACGTTCCTTCAAGAAAATTATCTGTTTAAGCCGGAGGAAGAAATTCCCTCATTGA